The Candidatus Obscuribacter sp. genome has a segment encoding these proteins:
- a CDS encoding serine/threonine-protein phosphatase — MEKIKEAEAGGMTAVASELGAGVWQEMRDHPLRLLGSAATGAATAIGTTLIAPKVLTGVAIAGIGYGGYQLYKHGGVWIDAAKMVARTEPDAAQSEAARATLRSLGAGATDVAAGIAGGMAAGSLRAALTSSAKTTNVITEGAKQTGKATGDTIASESGKTAANTSASETARTAATNEAVKTASAEAAKNSAPSPDLSLLNFQRRSENPFKLQAQAGDDLTIVSHSKAALPGHASGDLVKVAKTDSGKIVLTAMDVEGHGLTAAKRSVSLHRVLNKALSQADHKSASEVLAAVDKSMGGNDDLSVTAALAIYNPVNHQVQIATASSELAFVVRASGQVQQLDAKVGGFALGNSLYPILPHGHQSISLGPKDLVVMASDGAFDRFGYGNVSAFRNFLKQVGPRAQSIKQAILHKPIPTTGADDTSFIIFGRPQS; from the coding sequence GTGGAAAAAATCAAAGAAGCCGAAGCAGGCGGCATGACTGCTGTAGCAAGCGAACTCGGTGCTGGAGTCTGGCAAGAGATGAGAGATCATCCCCTACGGCTGCTTGGTAGTGCCGCAACAGGAGCGGCTACAGCCATAGGCACTACCCTGATTGCTCCCAAAGTTTTGACCGGCGTTGCTATCGCCGGTATTGGCTATGGTGGCTACCAACTCTACAAACATGGCGGAGTCTGGATCGACGCCGCCAAAATGGTGGCGCGCACAGAGCCAGACGCAGCACAAAGCGAGGCAGCCAGAGCCACGCTGAGATCGCTTGGAGCAGGTGCTACCGACGTGGCCGCCGGTATAGCAGGAGGCATGGCAGCAGGCAGTTTGCGCGCAGCACTCACCAGTAGTGCTAAAACCACTAACGTCATCACTGAGGGCGCCAAGCAAACAGGCAAAGCAACTGGTGACACAATCGCTAGCGAATCTGGCAAGACTGCTGCTAATACAAGCGCCAGCGAAACAGCCAGAACGGCTGCCACAAACGAAGCTGTAAAAACAGCTTCTGCCGAAGCGGCTAAGAATAGCGCTCCATCTCCAGATCTTTCACTACTCAATTTTCAGCGCCGCAGCGAAAACCCCTTCAAATTGCAAGCTCAAGCAGGAGACGATCTGACCATTGTCAGTCATAGCAAAGCAGCACTTCCCGGTCATGCCAGTGGAGATCTGGTCAAAGTGGCAAAGACCGATAGCGGCAAAATCGTACTGACAGCAATGGATGTAGAGGGACATGGTCTGACAGCCGCAAAAAGATCAGTGTCATTACACCGAGTTTTAAATAAAGCTCTATCGCAAGCTGATCACAAAAGTGCCAGTGAAGTTTTGGCAGCGGTGGACAAAAGCATGGGCGGCAACGACGACCTCTCAGTTACAGCTGCTCTGGCTATCTACAATCCAGTCAATCATCAAGTGCAAATTGCTACAGCAAGCTCGGAGTTAGCCTTTGTGGTGCGAGCAAGCGGACAGGTGCAACAGCTCGACGCCAAAGTTGGAGGCTTTGCCCTGGGCAATAGTCTTTATCCAATCTTGCCACACGGTCATCAGTCTATTAGTCTCGGTCCAAAAGATCTGGTAGTGATGGCTAGTGACGGCGCTTTTGATCGCTTTGGCTATGGCAATGTCAGCGCATTTAGAAACTTTCTCAAGCAAGTTGGACCAAGAGCCCAAAGCATCAAACAAGCAATTTTGCATAAGCCCATACCCACAACCGGTGCCGATGACACCAGCTTTATCATTTTTGGCAGACCGCAAAGCTAG
- a CDS encoding cytidine deaminase — MDYQKLLDVAVDAATRAYAPYSNYHVGAAILTSDGRIFSGCNVENNYIGSGICAERTAMVKAVSEGARDFVACAVACATDYRCYPCGLCRQFLSEFGPDLEIVVREVDGFSVKTIGELLPQLG, encoded by the coding sequence ATCGACTATCAAAAGCTTTTGGATGTGGCAGTGGATGCCGCGACCCGGGCCTATGCTCCCTACTCCAACTACCATGTGGGGGCGGCTATTTTGACTAGTGACGGACGCATTTTTAGCGGCTGCAATGTCGAGAACAACTACATTGGTAGTGGTATTTGTGCTGAACGCACGGCCATGGTCAAGGCCGTGAGTGAAGGCGCCCGGGATTTTGTTGCTTGTGCAGTGGCCTGTGCCACTGACTATAGATGTTATCCCTGCGGCCTCTGTCGCCAGTTTTTGAGTGAGTTTGGTCCAGATCTTGAGATTGTGGTGAGAGAAGTAGATGGTTTTTCGGTTAAAACCATTGGAGAACTTTTGCCGCAGTTGGGATAA